ttttactcatttcttatattgtggatggaccttacgattttcagttatttattgcattttgaattaagcggaaaccgccatcttgtatttcaaaatggcgtcggacagccaaattctacttctacttattgagtactttcatccaatacccatattgtgggagtttcatgtgcttttcagtcacttccagcattttaaagttgagtgaaaggggccatattggatttcaaggtggcgtcggataacaaattccaacttctatccgttcagccccttcaccctatacacatattgtggggctttcatgccaccggtcgtttattgccagttataacttgtttcaatagaaaaagactgaaaccgcgtttgtttcgaaaatccttgctaaaaaaccgtgcatttttcattaccaaaacagaaacggcaatgataattaaataaatcaacttttgaaaaatttttttttgataaatcattttacgataaaaaatatccgagagaatattttcagtgtatgtccggatgaacaggatgaattcgcgcgatccagccgggtcttcgcacgaaaattcgcttgcactgtggccggtccatgtttttttcaacgtgtttcaatgagaagcggtttttcgcgcgaattggaaattcgcttcgcacttcgcaccgcgctcactgtgaattcgaccttaTGCCTGCAAATGTAAGTTGATAAGTTTGATATCAAAAAGCATCAAAtacaataatattttaaacagtCGATTATGTCAGAATAGGTAGCAGCATATCACGAGGCCAGGTACATTTATATTGTAGAAGCCAAAACTAAAATTGTAAGTCGGCAAAACATACTAACAACTGAAGctactaaataaaataaaatttatctttctAGTTTGAGCTGAATCAAACGAGCAGCTACATAAGGCGTTTCACTTTCCCCAATATTTCTCAAAAGTTTTACTGGTGCATAACCTCACTTTGAGATGGGAAGCTGCAGCAAATGTGCAGAGCCGGACAATGAGGGAATGGTTGCCTGCGACGATTGTGGGGCATGGTTCCATTTCGTTTGCGTGAGTGAATCACCCGGTGTGGAACACCGAGAGTTCCGATGCTAAGAGGGAGAAAAAGGGGAAAAAGTCTAGCAAGAAATCCACTGCCGGAACTCTTCCGAAACCCTTACCTCTTCAGGCAAATCCCGGCAAGCAAGCGCCCACCGGAAGCAAAAAATTCACCATCGAATCATAACATCGTCTCCGATCCGGGATACACTCGAGCAAGCCAACCAGATGACGGCAAATCGATCGCGTCAAGAAACAGCAAACGATCCACTTCGCGATTGAAGCTGGGAATGCGTCGGATGGAAGAGGAGTTCGCGATGAAGGAACAGCAGCTTGAGGCGGAAAAGATTCTCAGCAAGAGACGTATGGAGCTCGAGCAGCGGCTAGCGCAGAAACGCTTCCAGCAGGAAAAAGAACTGCAAGAAAGACGACTGGTGCAGGAAAAAGCGATGCTCGAAAGGCAGCTTGCTGAAGAAATCGATTTCCAACGGAAGCAGCGTGCCCTGCAGGAAAAATTTCAGCGTGACCGCTACCAACTGGCAGTTAGAGAAGTAGGAAGCGACGATGGTGCAGTTGGTGAAGAGCCGAACGATTTTTCTGAACACGAAAGCCGGAAAAAGGCGAACGATTGGCTCATTCGCCGCATCGATCCGGAACCAAGGCTGAAAGATCTCAACGAATGCGAAACCGAAGACCAGGAGGTTCGTGAGTATTTCAAGCGAGCGATAAATGATCGACTACCCACACAGCACCTTCAATCAACCCCCACCCAAGAGATGCGCCGCGTGAGCCCTATTCTTCAGAGGCAACCGGACAACCGTGAATGTCGTCACCAAGAACCCTGTTTGGGAACCAATCAGAAACATGAGGAGGTATCGTCAACGTCGACAAACAGCTCTCGAGACGGGTCGGGGCCCACCAGGGCACAACGAGCCGCCCGTCAGGTCCTGTCCAAGAAACTACCGACATTCACCGGAAGGAGTGAAGATTGGCCGCTGTTTTACAGCAGTTATACCAACTCGGCAGATGCCTGCGGATTCAGTAACGTCGAGAACCTCGTCCGTCTGCAAGAGTGCCTTAAAGGTCCGGCATTGGAATCCGTCCGTAGTCGGCTACTCTTGCCAAACTCCGTGCCGCAGGTGATCGAAACACTTCGCATGCTGTACGGCAAACCCGAGCAGCTGATCCATACGCTGTTGAATAAAGTACGGAAGACGGATGCTCCGAGAAGCGATCGACTCGAAACCTTTGTTCCTTTCGGGATGGCGGTCCAAGAGTTGTGTGACCATTTGGAAGCGGTCAACCTTCAGGATCACTTGGTCAATCCGATCCTAATACAAGAGCTGGTTGATAAACTCCCGGCCGCAACGAAGCGCGAATGGGTGCAGTGCCGGAGATTGGCTGACCGAGTAACTCTCCGTACATTCGCGGATTTCACATCCAATATCGTAGCTGAGGCCAGCGAGGTTATTCTCGTGATCGATCCGAAAGAGACAGCATCTGCAAAGGGAGACAAGTCAAGACTGAAGGAAAAAGGGTTTGTTCTTGCACACAGCGGCGCCAGTAACACTCCAGCGAAATACCAACTTGTTTGTTCGATCTGCAAGAAGGAGGGACATCGGGTCAGAAGCCGCGACATTTTCCGGAGTATGAACAGTACGGAACGGCTGAAGAGGAAGGAAGAACACAAACTGTGCGAACGGTGCCTAAATGAGCACAAAGGATGGTGTAGGTTCAAGATAAACTGCAACGTTGGAGCTTGTCGGGAACACCATCATCCACTGGTGCACCGGAATACAATTACCAAGCCAAGTTTAAAAGATACAGTGCCGTCAATTACGGAACAGCATCACACCCATACAACCGAGCAGGGCTCGATAATTTACAGGATTGTACCGATCACTCTCCACTACAAACAAAGGTCGGTGTCAACTTCCGCCTACTTGGACGAAGGTTCGTCTATGACGCTCATCGAGGAGGGGCTCGTCGATAGCCTGAATGCTAAAGGTCGACTACAGCCACTAACACTGGAGTGGACGAGTAATATTGTACGCCAAGAACCTAATTCAATATGCCTGACACTGCAGGTGTCAGGTTGCACAACGGGACAACGTTCAGTATTAAAAGAAGCACGAACCGTGAAGAAGCTGAGCCTTCCAAGACAGCGCGTCAATTTCAAGGAAATCACCAGTCAATATTCGCATCTTCAGGGTCTGGACATGGCAAATCAAGAAGGAGACGAACCGAAGATTCTGATCGGACTCAACAATGTCCATTTGATGGCACCTTTGGAGTCAAAGATTGGAAACATCAACGAACCAATTGCGGTCAGATCTTACCTCGGTTGGACCATTTACGGACCTGGTGGAGATTCACACCCTGAAGGCTTCCTGGGTTGCCATCGTGAACGTAACAACCAGGAGCAACACTTCATTGTCACCGAGAATGCTGGAGTTTCGGTAAATGAACTTCCGGAGTCGAGTGAAATTCGCCGAGCTGGAAATCTGTAGCAAAAATCAACAAGAACGTGTGGAGGGCCACTTTGAAGCCGGAATACGATTCAAGCGTAGCAATTCCGAACAGCCGGTCAGGTTCCCGATGGCGCTTAAGAGTGTGAGTGGTTTTGAACGAGGGCTAAACAATGATCCCGCCCTCGCGGAAGCTGTACGCAAAAAAACCGAGGAATCTCAGGCGAAGCAGTTGTCCATCCTTCGTATGCACCCAATGAGCACAGTGCACGGAACTAGATTGTTGCACTCGGTTGAAGGTTTTCGTGACTTGGAGGAGGCGCATTCCGACTTGGCAGATAAGCCCACTAGTTGGGGTAGGAGTTCTTGCTTAGATTCTAACGGAATCTCGTTCAATGAACCTGACAAATCGATCGTCTACGCGAGTTGGGTTTCACGATGGAATGGTCAGTTGCATACAATCTGTTGCGTTGCCGAACGATTGAAAAGATTGGTGATCCGTCTTCTCAAATGGACCGTTGTCTCACTGAAGCAAGAAGAATACCAACAAGCCGAGGTTGTCTCATGGAAAGTGGAACGAGAGTCGTTTGTATGTGATATGGCTGTCACCTCGAAGAACCGCCAGCTGACATCGAGGGACTGGATTCCTTCCAAGAAACCTCACTTGGACGATCAGAATCGCAACGGATGGGTCCGTGGACAAGAAGAGGGAGTCATTGTTGGAGAAGGCGACCGTTTTCGCCAGGCTATGGTTCGAACTTTTAGTGGATTGTTTCGGCGACCTGTGGCTGAACTCGCAGTCATAAAGATTGAGGCAATTGGTAAATCTGTCCAGGAAGCAGGTTCTGGACCAGGTTTACGGGTCGGGGAAATGTTAAAACCACTGGGCACAAATGCGAAAATCCCTTCAGCTGGCCTCCCTGGACGAACGTAAGTGACAGCGGCTGGGAAAAAGCGCGAAGACTGTTTTTCGTTTGCGATCGGAAGAGAAAAGTTGAAGCTATAGAAAGTTGTCGAAAAAGtgagatttattttaattctgtaTTCCCGAAAACGATGTAAGTTTGTTtaagaatttgttttatattcattagcttacacaaatattttaaacagtCGATTAGGTCAGAATAGGTAGCAGCATCTCACGAGGCCAGGTACATTTATATAGTAGAAGCCGAAACTAAAATTGTAAGTCGGCAAAACATACTAACAACTGAAGCtactaaattaaataaaatttatctttctAGTTTGAGCTGAATCAAACAAGCAGCTACATAAGGCGTTTCACTTTCCCCAATACTAATAGTACGGATATTTCTTAAAACTAGTAGTACGGGAGGGACTGATTATAATATTCAAACCTCTAAAAGGTGAAACAGTGAGTACAAAACGAATACATTGAAGAAATTGTTggctaaatttaattaaaaacacgTAGGTCACGTACGAGGAAAATAACCTACAAACGAGGTTCAGGACGGTTTCAATCAACGTTAATTATAATCAAACAATTGTAATCGTAAGTAGAAACTTTATATTCTAAATTAGTTATCCTAAAAATTATATTCCTAAAAATAAGGTTCAGGACGGAAAAGTGATAGTCATTCACCGATCCGAACAAGCGAAGGCAAGTGTGAGAGCCCGAGTAGAAGAAAACTAAATGTAAGTTTTCAGCTAACATTTGTTTAGGActctaaattaataaaatataaactgTTTTAGCTTCAAGCTGCTACACTAGAGAAAGGCTGCTTTGAGGATTCTTTTCTTATCCGAACACTTGAAGATTTACAATCTTCCGGACATAACCTCAAGATGTCGGATCCGGCGAATGATACGATCAGGAATGTGGAGAAATCGATCAACAATCGCAACTGCATGTATTGCGAGGAAGTTGATAGCGAAGATTACATGGTCCAATGCGACATGTGTAGCTTTTGGAGTCACTATCAATGCGCGGGAGTTACCGAGGCTGATAAGAATGTGCCATGGAACTGCACGAAATGCAGTAATTTGCTGCACGTTCCCAAAATAAGGAAACCTGTTAAAAAGAACGTTTCCAAACGGACGGGAAGTGCCAAAAGCGATGTCGGAACGGAGCTTCGAGAAGGTCGGCCATCGATTCAAGAATCTCTGAGCCTTCTCGAACAAGAATCGGCTGCGATCGAGCAGCAACTGCAGGAGGAGAAAATACTGCACGACAAACGCTTGGAATTGGAGAGATCGGTGAACGAAAAAAGGCGTGCGCTGCAACAAAAGATGCAGGAGGAGAAACTTTGCCAGGAGAAGCTGCAACTAGAACAGCAATTGGCGGACCACAAGGACTTCTTGATCCGGTAGAAGCAGATGCGCGACCAGTTCCGGAAAATGAAAGCCGATCTGAGTCAGGAGTTTGAGAGCGACAAAGAGGACAGCGATCCGGATTGTTGCGGGGCGGATGAAAAGAAACACGCTGAATCTTGGCAGCGGTAGTAAACAGCTTCAAgctgcaaatttattttataaattaataatGGGGTTTTAGATTTTAATTATAGCTAGCATTCAACTCACAAATTCAGTGTTCACTCCCTAACTTTGCACCCGAACAATGTTTCTTGATAGATGGCGTGGGTGGCAACGCTGTTGATTGAGGTTAGAATGAGTTTGCATGAtggtttttaatatttgttttgtgaTTTACCTACAATTTCCGTACTAGTATCTAGCTAACGTTCCGTACTATTCCGTAACTGTTCCGTACTATTTATGTGTAATTTCGTGCTACTAGGTAGCGGAAAGCTCTAGTTTGTTTTAGATAATTGGCTATTGCTGTAACCATGAATTAGGTTAGGTTAGGATATGTAAATTTAGTTAGATTTAAATTGTAAATAGTACCTTAGCTTATGAAATAGGCTTCCTGATCGCAGAAACAACTAGCGAAAATATCCGCACAGAACTAGGTAGCACTTTTAACTTAACTAATTTATTTAACTTCGCGGAAAACTTTGTCACTTGGACCAACGCTCGTTGTCGAGAAGAAAAGAATGACGTGACGAAAAACGTTGATCAGCAGCCACTGAACTCTAGTTATCAGCGGCCTGTCGGAAAGCGATTAGGCAGGGATGCCAGTTTCCAACACGGATGTTGGTTCCACGAAGACGAAGGCGTGGGTAGAGACGCAGGAAGATCCCCGCGGCGCTTACCCCAAGAAGCCGGCAGCAGCGCCAAGGAGTTTTCCTCTCACTGTGCTTAACGCGTTGGAGGAACGGCATGGCGAGACAGATTCGGAACAGAGCGGGATTGGACGCCAACGCAAGCACGAACCATTGGCGACGTCATCGAAAGGCGAGGCTCAAGcggagaagaagaaaaactccGAAAGACTCCGACCATCGTTTCAAAGAGCTGTTGGAGCACTACTTGAAGGCAAATGGATCGCAACAGGAGCCGGAAGCATCCGAACCGGAAGAGTCTGAGCTGGAAAAGCTCGAACAGGCTTTGATTAGGAAGTTGTTAGAACGTAACACGTTAGGACGAGCTTGTAGTGTTAGTTCAGGGCCAACTAAAGAACAGTTGGCTGCACGACAAGTTGCGTCCAGACATCTTCCTACTTTTCGAGGCGAGCCAGAGGTGTGGCTCCAATTCATCAGCTGCTTCGAATACACCACGGAGGCGTGTGGGTACACCAATACCGACAATTTGAAGAGACTTCAAGATAGCCTTCAAGGACTAGCCAAGGAAGCAGTTCAAAGCCGATTGCTCATGCCTGAGTCGGTGCCTGAGGTCATCGAAAATCCGCGTCAACTGTTCGGTAATCCGGAAAAGCTGTTGAAGTCACTGATGGCTAAAGTGCGGACAGTACAAGCCCCTCGAGTGGACAAGTTAGAGTCGTTCCTTTACTTCGGGATCACGGTAAAGCAGTTGTGTGATCACCTTGTTGCGGCCAAGCTACACGACCACTTGAGCAACCCCATGCTGGTAGCGGAATACGTCGATAAGCTGCCCTCCGATTATCAATTGGATTGGATACGCTTCAAGAGAGGTAGGACGGATCTTCCTCTTCGTATGTTTGCCGCTTTCATGAAAGGAATCGTGTCGGAAGTTTCTGAGGTGGCTGACTTCAACGGGGAGC
This portion of the Uranotaenia lowii strain MFRU-FL unplaced genomic scaffold, ASM2978415v1 HiC_scaffold_266, whole genome shotgun sequence genome encodes:
- the LOC129759762 gene encoding uncharacterized protein LOC129759762 isoform X1, with the protein product MLRGRKRGKSLARNPLPELFRNPYLFRQIPASKRPPEAKNSPSNHNIVSDPGYTRASQPDDGKSIASRNSKRSTSRLKLGMRRMEEEFAMKEQQLEAEKILSKRRMELEQRLAQKRFQQEKELQERRLVQEKAMLERQLAEEIDFQRKQRALQEKFQRDRYQLAVREVGSDDGAVGEEPNDFSEHESRKKANDWLIRRIDPEPRLKDLNECETEDQEVREYFKRAINDRLPTQHLQSTPTQEMRRVSPILQRQPDNRECRHQEPCLGTNQKHEEVSSTSTNSSRDGSGPTRAQRAARQVLSKKLPTFTGRSEDWPLFYSSYTNSADACGFSNVENLVRLQECLKGPALESVRSRLLLPNSVPQVIETLRMLYGKPEQLIHTLLNKVRKTDAPRSDRLETFVPFGMAVQELCDHLEAVNLQDHLVNPILIQELVDKLPAATKREWVQCRRLADRVTLRTFADFTSNIVAEASEVILVIDPKETASAKGDKSRLKEKGFVLAHSGASNTPAKYQLVCSICKKEGHRVRSRDIFRSMNSTERLKRKEEHKLCERCLNEHKGWCRFKINCNVGACREHHHPLVHRNTITKPSLKDTVPSITEQHHTHTTEQGSIIYRIVPITLHYKQRSVSTSAYLDEGSSMTLIEEGLVDSLNAKGRLQPLTLEWTSNIVRQEPNSICLTLQVSGCTTGQRSVLKEARTVKKLSLPRQRVNFKEITSQYSHLQGLDMANQEGDEPKILIGLNNVHLMAPLESKIGNINEPIAVRSYLGWTIYGPGGDSHPEGFLGCHRERNNQEQHFIVTENAGVSVNELPESSEIRRAGNL